The DNA sequence TCCTCCGCACCGCCAAGACCGCCATCGACGGCCAGGCGCCCGCCATCCGCACCTGGGTGAAGGACGTCCGCGAGACGATGGGGCAGCTCCGCATGGACTCCTCGTTCGCCGAGCGCAACGTCAACGAGGGCTTCTCGGGCGGCGAGAAGAAGCGCAACGAGATCCTGCAGCTCGAGCTCCTGAAGCCGAAGTTCGCGGTGCTGGACGAGACCGACTCCGGCCTCGACGTGGACGCGCTCAAGGTCGTCTCGGAGGGCGTCAACCGGGCTAAGGCGAACACCGGGCTCGGCATCCTGCTCATCACGCACTACACGCGCATCCTCCGCTACATCAAGCCGGACTTCGTGCACGTGTTCGTCGCGGGCAAGGTCGCCGAGCAGGGCGGCCCGGAGCTGGCCGAGCGCTTGGAGGAGGAGGGCTACGACCGCTTCGTCGACGCCCCCGAGTCCGCGTCGGCCGCCGCGGGCGAGCTGGCCGAGGCCTGAGCCGCGGCCCGGAGTAGAATCCGATCATGCCCGCCACGCTGAGCCCGGCGCTCTTCGACCAGGTCGAAGAGGCGCTTAAGAACGTCATGGACCCCGAGCTCGGGATCAATGTCGTCGACCTGGGCCTCATCTACGACCTGGCCTGGGACGACGAGAACAACGCACTCATCATCTCGATGACCCTCACGAGCGCCGGCTGCCCGCTCACCGACGTGCTCGAGGAGCAGACC is a window from the Leifsonia shinshuensis genome containing:
- the sufC gene encoding Fe-S cluster assembly ATPase SufC, which gives rise to MSVLEIRDLHVTVETDQGTKPILNGVDLTINEGEIHAIMGPNGSGKSTLAYTIAGHPKYTVTQGTITLDGEDVLAMTVDERARAGLFLAMQYPVEIPGVTNTNFLRTAKTAIDGQAPAIRTWVKDVRETMGQLRMDSSFAERNVNEGFSGGEKKRNEILQLELLKPKFAVLDETDSGLDVDALKVVSEGVNRAKANTGLGILLITHYTRILRYIKPDFVHVFVAGKVAEQGGPELAERLEEEGYDRFVDAPESASAAAGELAEA
- a CDS encoding metal-sulfur cluster assembly factor, producing MPATLSPALFDQVEEALKNVMDPELGINVVDLGLIYDLAWDDENNALIISMTLTSAGCPLTDVLEEQTAESLDGIVEAFRINWVWMPPWGPERITDDGRDMMRALGFAI